The genomic region CCATTCGTCGGCATTGAATTTGACCGGATTAAAATGTTCGGCGTACGTGGCATATTCGGCCATCGGAATTTCAGCATTGTTTTGAATCCATTCGCCGATTCCGGCAATTTGCTTGCCCTGGTACGTGCCCGCCGGCACCGAATAGATTCCCCAATGAATGAACATGCCGAAGCGTGCTTCGCGCCACCATGCCATGCGCGCATCGCGTTGTTCGGGAGTTTCTTGGTCGGCCGAGGCGGCGGGAGTGGAAGCCGACGTGCCGACGGCTTCGGCACCGTGAGCCCGCCTGCCGACGTTCGCACAATTCTCGACAAGCAATGCCAGCAACAGAATTGCGGTAGTGCGAAACATCTGGTTCAAGTGCATGGCGGCGTCCTTTAAAGATTGGTAACGGTGGTGCAAGTCATGTTTCGGTCGTTCCTGGCAATGCAGGCTCATTTTTATCAAATTGGGCAAGAATCACTTCAGAGTTCAAGTCGCTGACACTTTTTTTGTTCTGGTATTGTGGATCTAAGGGGCTTTGCCCAATAAATCATGTCAAGCCACTAAATCGGGAAGCGGTCTGACGTTGCAGTCGCAAGCATTTGTGCATGCAAAGGACTTTTTGGGCAAAGCTGGATCTAAGGCAATCATTCGTTCAATCGACCCACAAAAGCGGATGGCGAATCGGCAAATTGCGGATGACTTCGGCATTGTTCGGATTGGCTTCCAGCATTCTCCAAAGTTCCAAATATTTGGGTTCGTGGTACGCCAACCCGCTGAACAGCAACAACGGAGAGCGAACTGGCCAAAAATCCCAGCACATGATGTCGTGCTGATAGGGCCATTTCGATTTGTCCTGCAAATATGGGAAGAGAAATTCTGTGGCAGAGCGCATGTTGCGACCCTCGGCGGTGGTATACGTCCACAAATTGTCTTGTGGCGTGGAAAGGATTTGACAAATCGTGGCCATCGCGTCGGCGTTGAACAAGGAATAGCCGTAAGGCTTTGTGCGCCGCAGCTCCCGTGGAAAGCTCCCGTCGGCAGCCATTTGCTCGGGCAGCAAAACTTCCCTAAACCGCTTGCGGCAAGCGGCAAGTTGTTGCTCGTTGCCGATAAAGTCGGAAAACGCGGCCACCTGCATGACCCAGCACGTCCCATGGTTGTTCGCAGCCTTCATTTCTTCTAAACCATTGGGCGACGTGGTCAGCCACTGCACGTAATCGGCAAACCATTTTTTTGTACCGCTCAGGCACTCCCCTTGTAGGGCGCCGGCATGCTCGAGGACTTGGGCACTGCGGGCTACTTCGATCAATTGCACGGTGTCGATGATGCCGATGCCGCGTCCCTTGCTGATTCCCTTGATGGCTTGGGCATATTGCAAATTGGGATTCATGCGTGTTGATTCGTCGATGAACCACGCTTGAAAGTGTTTGTTGGCCTGGTTGGCATATTTTTGCTCACCGGTCAGTCGATAAGCGCTGGTCAGTGTGCCGACGTGAATGCTGAAGCGGATCATCGCGTTCCGATGATCGACGAAGTTATCGGGATTCGTCATGCCGTCGCGCTGAACGTACGGACCATCAGGATTCTCTGAATTTGGCCACCAATAATCGCCTTCCGAATAAAAATCGTGCAGTCCGCCGGAGCTGCGCGGACATTGAGTGGCGGTCACGGTGATGGGGTCATCTGGCAGGAGCCGCTCAGCGGCCTCCATTATTCGATCGTGCTCCAATTGCTTAATGTCGAAGTCCGCGCCAGTTCCCGTGCCAGTTGCTTTGCTGGGCTCCTCCGCATGGACCAACGCCAAACTCAAACCAACCGCGACGACCGTGAACAGTGGCGATAGCCATCGCACCAAGTCCCCCTGGCCGATCGTTCGTAGTCGAAACAGTATCGAAACGATTTTTAGAAAATACACATTTCCGAACATTCGGTCATCCCATGAAATGTAATGGTGGTTGGAGGTGCGCTAACGCAGCAAGTCATGCCAGTTCGTGTTGTTGTCTCTCATCGAAAGTTTCGCGAGAACGGCAGAATATCGCTCGTCGGAATACTTGACAGCAGCTTGACGCAAGATTGAGGTAAAGCCCCCCGGCGTCCAGCCACCGAGTTGCTGGTAAGTCCATTTCTTTTCGCCCGCGGCGAAGGGCAACAAAAAATCGATGGCCTGGCGAATGCTTCGACCATCGGCCGTGTGGAAATTCCACAGATCGACGTCCACGTGTTCCGCCAATTTGGCCAGCGACATTAAACCGGACAAATTGACGGTGCTATAGCCCCAGGCTTTGGTGCGAACCAATTCCAACGGTTCGCGGCCGTCGGGTTCAATCTGCACGGCAATGCGTTTGGAACCCACCTGCTGGATCACCGATTTAGCAAGTTCCACTTTGCCGAGGAAAAAAGCATAGCAAACCACTTGCATGTCGTAATACGTGCCATGATTGTTCTTGGCGGCGGCTTCATCGCAGCCGTTTTTGCTTTCCAACATCCACTTTAAAAACTTTCCATACCAATCTTCCATGCCGCGCTGATTATCGTCCGTCCATGCCTTCGATCCGTGCAACACTCCGATGTCATCGACCAATCGGGCCAGACAAATCGATTCGATCAATCCTGTGCCGCGACCCGTATTGGTTCCAGGAACGGCCTGGGCGTATTGCAAATTAGGATTCATCTTGGTCGACGGCTCAAGAAACCATACTCGCAGGAATTGCGTGGCTTTGCCGGCATAAGTCTCGTCCCCAGTGAAGTAATAGGCCAGCGCCAGCGTTTCGACCATCCCGGCCATGCGACTCATGTCCTGATGGTTTCGATACATGTTGATTTCCGGATTCCGTTCTCCGTCTCGGCGAATGTAAGGGGAACCATCCGGCAGATTGGGGTCGGGCCAAAAGTAGGGCGCCTGGCTCATATAGTCGTGTTTATCGCCACTGGGGGGCGTGTTGTCCTTGTCGACCACAGAAACCGGGGTTACGGTCAACAGCCGTTTGGCGTCTTGTTCCAACCGACTCACCGCAGCAACCAATATCGGGTCGCCGCCTGCGCGAAACTTTTCTTTCTCGGATTGCAATCGTTGTGCGTCGAGCAGAAAGACTCGGGGGAGCTGCGAAGCGGTGGCATGTTCTGTTGTCGGAGAAGAAGGCGACGCCGCGGTTGCATTTTCCGTCGTGGCCGGCTGTTCTTCCCGGACAGCATGTTCGCTCGAGTCAATCTTATCTGATGCGACGGCCGGCAGATGAGCTGGAAGTTGCCCGAAAGCGGCCTCCTGCGCCCAAACTGGCATGAAGCCAATGACAACACACGGAATCCACAAGCCATGCTGAACGACTTCGAAGCGAATGACCTTCATGGTAATACTTGTGCCCGTATCATGGCTAGCAGGGCACTATGCATTTGCGAAAAAGGTACCGGAACTCACAAAAAACTCGCCGAGCCCGCGCTGGGTTCGGGGGGGTAGAAATCCAGTCGGGCTCGGCGTCAGAGACTAAAAACCCAGGGATGATGATCATCGCCGCTGAGGCTTTGTTCAGTCACGATGTTATGGGCAGGCCTTTTACTTTTTTGGGACGATGAAACTAGAGAATACGAACTTTTCTGCGAGCGCGCCCCGCGAAAAGCATTGCGCTACCCAATCCCAACAACAGGAAGCTTGCTGGTTCGGGTACGGTCGATGTGTTTCCCTTGCCGGACTTAAGGTCGCTCAGCAGCGATTGCAGGTCGGCATAGGTGATATTCCCATCGCCGTTAACATCAAAGATATTCAGCATGTCCTCGTTGGACAGCGTTACATGCAAGGAATTGCCTTGATTTTGGTAACCGCTAAGGTTGGCCAATGCCTGTTCCATTGCCAAAATGTCGCTGGCGTCCACATGATTGTCGAGCGTCACGTCGCCAAGATGGTAGGGCGAAACCGAAGCGGGCACCACTTCGCCGGTGTTTGCAGTCAAAAACTCTGCACCGTTATAGCCTTGGAAGTGGATCAGGCCGAGTTGATTCGACGTAAGCCCGGTGCCGCTACCGTTACCGAAAAAGATCGGATCGGTGCTGCTGCCGCCGGTTAAGCCGGTGACCCCGGTCCAATTGTCGATCGAAATAATTTTCCCATACGGGCTGACGACGCTGCTCCAACTGGAACTCAGCGCGCTACTGTCCGCGAAGTGCAGGGTGCTGTTTTTGTTCAAATCGATGCTAGAAACACCTGTCACAGCCAACGGCGTAGTAAAGGTTTGCGAAGCGCCGTTCAGTAACATTTTTCCTCCGGCCAAGGTCACATTTGTACTGGACGAAAGTGAACCACCGGAGGACAATTGCAAAGTTCCACCGCTGATGGTGGTGTTTCCCGTGTACGTGTTGGCGCCGGTAAGAGTCAGCATGCCAGGGCCGCTCTTGGTAAGCGACAAGGCGCCGCCTCCAGTGCCGTTTTGCACTACGCCGCTGAAAGAGTAATTACTGGAGTTGTTGACCGTCAGGATGGCCGGCATGGCGTTGGCGTTTTCCACAATCGAGGCAGTAGCGGCGCCCGTGTTTTGCAGGCCGGCAATCGTCGCGCTATAACTATTAAGTTGGAAGTCGCTGGTGAATCCTGTCGTGGGGTCCATCGAGAGGACGTTGGCGGCACTGAGTGCCGTGTTGCTCCCCAATTGCACGGTGCCGGTACCTGTGGTAATGGCCGCACTGCTGGGTCCGGTATCGATTTCCACGCCGCCGGTAAAGGTGTTGTTTCCCGCGAGCGTTACCATGCCAATGTTGTTCTTAATGATTTTCCGAGGGGTGGAGTCTTGGGTAATATTGCCGTTCAGGGTTAAATTGTTGTTTTGGAAGTTTTGATATGTCGACCGGAAGGTGAGATTGCCACGTAGGTTGATGTTGCTGCCGACGTTGCTCGTGCCACCCCCCAGCGCCATAAACGTGTTGCTATTGGACAATCCATCGCCCATCTCGACGGCCCGCGTGAGATTTGCCTGCCCATTGGCGCCGGGATTCCAAAACTGCAGCGTAGCGCCATCCCCCACCAGGATTTTGCTGGTGCCGTCATCCTGAAAAACCGTGGATCCTTCCAGGGTAAACGTGTTGCCGAAGTTTGCACTGCCCCCGCTGGCATTGGTTCCCGCAACGATAATGTTTCCCGCACCGCTGACGGTTACATTGACCAGATCGAGGAAACTGTTGCCGAACTTCGTCAGATTGTGGCTATTCAAATTGAGCGTAGCCGCGTTGGGGGTGGGACTGACGACAGCGGGGCCACGAATGTCGATTCTGCCCAGTTGAGCGGCGCCGGTCGTTTGGTCCGGGCCTTGACCCGGGCCGCCCACGCTGGCATCGCCATCCAAAACCACATTCTGCAACGCTCCGCTTGCGTTTTCCTGTGCGGCGCCGCCGGTAGCTCCGGTAGGATCGCTAACGTAATTGCGGTTGGTGAGCGCGCCTATCCCGCCTACCCCGTTCCCGGAGATATGGAACACTTTTTGGCCAAAGTTCAAAGAGTTGGCAGCGGCGTAACCGCCGATGTTGAGCGTGCCGCCAGCGCTGACGATGACATTACCGCCTGTAATGGCGCCCAGAGAAGAAGCTGAGGTGCCGTTGGCGCTGGCCACGCTCACGATGCTGCCGCTGCCGATGGTAGTGTTACCAGAGTAGGTGCTGGAACCCGTGAGGTTGACTGTGCCGCCGGTGAAAGAAAGGCTCCCAGGTCCATTATCGTTGATCGAACCGCTAAATGTGCCGTTGCCGCTAATCGTGAGCGTGCCGGTTTCATTCAGTGCCCCGCTGCCGTTAAGGGTGGCAATGGCTTGGCTGGCGTTGAAGGTCACCGTGCCGTTGTCGACGAGGTTCGTCGTGGTGGGAATCAAGCCGCCGGAGGCGACGGTCATGCTAGCGCCGCCGGCAATGTTGACATGCGTGCCTAAAATCGACCCGCTGGGATTAACGTTCAGGTTTCCGCCATTCACGTTTACATTGCTGCTGGCGATCGATCCGCCCGAGCCAAGAATCAACGTGCCGCCGCTCACCGTGGTATTGCCGGTGTAGGTGTTGGCGCCCGTCAGCGTGAGCTGCCCGCCGACGAGGGTAAGGCTGCCGATGGCGGCGGCGTTAGTGCCGGTCAAATCGCTGATCACGCCGCCGAAGCTGGTGGTGGAACCGCCTGCGCCAACAGTCAGGGTGGTCGCCGCTGGCGACGCCGTGTTGCCTAACACCACGCTGCTGGAGCCCGCCCCACTACTAGACAGCGAGGCGATGGCCGGGGCGGCACTGGTGAATTTAACCGTTGCCGTGCCGCTGCTGGGATTGAGGACCAATCCGCCGGCCGCCGAGGTGCTGTCGCCCAATGCTGAATCGTTGCCGGCGACCAACGTGCCGGAACTGACGATGGTGCCCCCAGTATAGGTGTTGACCGTATTCAGCGTGACGGTGCCGGTGCCGTTGACTGTCAGGCTTCCGCTGCCCCCAATGCCATTGCCGTTGCTGCTGTTAATGGTGTAGGGGTGGGCGTTGGAGTTGCTGAAAGTCACCGCGCTGGGCTGCACCGCATCCCGAATGTCGACAGTGAAGCTGTTGCCATTGACGTTGTCATCGAAAACGACACTGTCGACTTGATAGAATTGATACGGGTTGCCAGACGTAGCCGCGCTGTCCCAATTCTGGTTGTTTTGGATATCCCAGGTGTTCAAATTTCCGCCGTTGTTCTTCCAATGCAGCGTGGCCGGGCTGCCGGCGATGGTGACAATGATGGAGTTTCCACCAGGTCCGCCTTGTTCCGAAGGGGTGAGAGTCATGCGGCCGACTGTGGAGGGACTT from Pirellulales bacterium harbors:
- a CDS encoding alginate lyase family protein, encoding MKVIRFEVVQHGLWIPCVVIGFMPVWAQEAAFGQLPAHLPAVASDKIDSSEHAVREEQPATTENATAASPSSPTTEHATASQLPRVFLLDAQRLQSEKEKFRAGGDPILVAAVSRLEQDAKRLLTVTPVSVVDKDNTPPSGDKHDYMSQAPYFWPDPNLPDGSPYIRRDGERNPEINMYRNHQDMSRMAGMVETLALAYYFTGDETYAGKATQFLRVWFLEPSTKMNPNLQYAQAVPGTNTGRGTGLIESICLARLVDDIGVLHGSKAWTDDNQRGMEDWYGKFLKWMLESKNGCDEAAAKNNHGTYYDMQVVCYAFFLGKVELAKSVIQQVGSKRIAVQIEPDGREPLELVRTKAWGYSTVNLSGLMSLAKLAEHVDVDLWNFHTADGRSIRQAIDFLLPFAAGEKKWTYQQLGGWTPGGFTSILRQAAVKYSDERYSAVLAKLSMRDNNTNWHDLLR
- a CDS encoding alginate lyase family protein, with amino-acid sequence MFGNVYFLKIVSILFRLRTIGQGDLVRWLSPLFTVVAVGLSLALVHAEEPSKATGTGTGADFDIKQLEHDRIMEAAERLLPDDPITVTATQCPRSSGGLHDFYSEGDYWWPNSENPDGPYVQRDGMTNPDNFVDHRNAMIRFSIHVGTLTSAYRLTGEQKYANQANKHFQAWFIDESTRMNPNLQYAQAIKGISKGRGIGIIDTVQLIEVARSAQVLEHAGALQGECLSGTKKWFADYVQWLTTSPNGLEEMKAANNHGTCWVMQVAAFSDFIGNEQQLAACRKRFREVLLPEQMAADGSFPRELRRTKPYGYSLFNADAMATICQILSTPQDNLWTYTTAEGRNMRSATEFLFPYLQDKSKWPYQHDIMCWDFWPVRSPLLLFSGLAYHEPKYLELWRMLEANPNNAEVIRNLPIRHPLLWVD
- a CDS encoding autotransporter-associated beta strand repeat-containing protein, which produces MTIAGTGGVGVANITLGDASTASYGAGRLSQLLLAGHNTNANVQAGTVIIGEHTGSVSTNGANGSVTFDTGTFNAANIQMALDTSGTTTTGVIGAFTLGTDNNSTGVLNVSNSFYLADNTNATTVGTANGTFTINGGTANLQCNISVPSTQGSSNTTLSLQGGTLNMNGHAIGGDGTGNTGLAISLVNLVTNSGTATLANLGGGGINNAGLSTGSTGILILAGANTYTGNTTINSGGTLQIGSATQSGSLPSGGNVSVNGSGFGGNGALNFSASTPINDSSVYSGSGTIQQSGTGTTALSGSSPSFSGPINITSGKLSVTGSLAGANTTSVTGGTLSGTGTVGGIDLNGAAATVQPGSTASPLGTLTANGLFNYDYGGGTLAVTLGSTTSSKIAATDATFNTVPTFSYAFAAAPTVSTYTVLTTTNPIMDLGNLASISPSTVGRMTLTPSEQGGPGGNSIIVTIAGSPATLHWKNNGGNLNTWDIQNNQNWDSAATSGNPYQFYQVDSVVFDDNVNGNSFTVDIRDAVQPSAVTFSNSNAHPYTINSSNGNGIGGSGSLTVNGTGTVTLNTVNTYTGGTIVSSGTLVAGNDSALGDSTSAAGGLVLNPSSGTATVKFTSAAPAIASLSSSGAGSSSVVLGNTASPAATTLTVGAGGSTTSFGGVISDLTGTNAAAIGSLTLVGGQLTLTGANTYTGNTTVSGGTLILGSGGSIASSNVNVNGGNLNVNPSGSILGTHVNIAGGASMTVASGGLIPTTTNLVDNGTVTFNASQAIATLNGSGALNETGTLTISGNGTFSGSINDNGPGSLSFTGGTVNLTGSSTYSGNTTIGSGSIVSVASANGTSASSLGAITGGNVIVSAGGTLNIGGYAAANSLNFGQKVFHISGNGVGGIGALTNRNYVSDPTGATGGAAQENASGALQNVVLDGDASVGGPGQGPDQTTGAAQLGRIDIRGPAVVSPTPNAATLNLNSHNLTKFGNSFLDLVNVTVSGAGNIIVAGTNASGGSANFGNTFTLEGSTVFQDDGTSKILVGDGATLQFWNPGANGQANLTRAVEMGDGLSNSNTFMALGGGTSNVGSNINLRGNLTFRSTYQNFQNNNLTLNGNITQDSTPRKIIKNNIGMVTLAGNNTFTGGVEIDTGPSSAAITTGTGTVQLGSNTALSAANVLSMDPTTGFTSDFQLNSYSATIAGLQNTGAATASIVENANAMPAILTVNNSSNYSFSGVVQNGTGGGALSLTKSGPGMLTLTGANTYTGNTTISGGTLQLSSGGSLSSSTNVTLAGGKMLLNGASQTFTTPLAVTGVSSIDLNKNSTLHFADSSALSSSWSSVVSPYGKIISIDNWTGVTGLTGGSSTDPIFFGNGSGTGLTSNQLGLIHFQGYNGAEFLTANTGEVVPASVSPYHLGDVTLDNHVDASDILAMEQALANLSGYQNQGNSLHVTLSNEDMLNIFDVNGDGNITYADLQSLLSDLKSGKGNTSTVPEPASFLLLGLGSAMLFAGRARRKVRIL